From Nymphalis io chromosome 12, ilAglIoxx1.1, whole genome shotgun sequence, a single genomic window includes:
- the LOC126772183 gene encoding kelch-like protein 5 isoform X2, whose translation MSTCESQKAEASKDNVSTNSVDEGLPRELSQLSLSSASNPDEFHCNKGHSETTMKNIYGYYQSQKLCDVALIAGGCRIPAHKVVLASCSEYFAAMFTGSLREAQSSEITLERVDSQALRSLVHYCYTGIIELSEETVEILLSTASLLQLHSVTKACCDFLEKQLDPCNCLGIAFFAEQQSCMGLHKSALEYTYQHFMQVVKHQEFLSLQSEQLSNLLKSDDLNVVTEENVFESLMAWVQHDHENRQGYLPSLLKLIKLPLLSSEYLIDKVEHACGEVPECQPLIMEAVKWHLLPDRRSMLFSHRTRPRTSTIGRLLAIGGMDGYKGASNMEMYDPRTNSWTPFMRMGARRLQFGVAVLQNKLVVVGGRDGLKTLNTVECFDLTSLSWSTLAPMNTHRHGLGVAVLGDGPNCPIYAVGGHDGWIYLNSVERWDACSRSWTIVCPMAGARSTCGVAALRGRLYAVGGRDGGACLRSVECYDPATNHWTNCAPMTRRRGGVSVCAAGGYLYALGGHEAPANTVGGRLACVERYDPVTDSWILLARLSYGRDAIGSCLLGDRIVAVGGYDGVQYLCVVEVYDAEADCWRKLAPLSTGRAGAAVVAVPPPRNLF comes from the exons atgtcgACTTGCGAGTCTCAGAAGGCAGAAGCGTCTAAAGACAATGTTTCGACAAATTCTGTCGATGAAGGTTTGCCTAGAGAATTAAGCCAGTTGAGCCTTTCTAGTGCATCAAATCCAGATGAATTCCATTGTAATAAAGGACATTCCGAAAcgacaatgaaaaatatttatggatACTATCAGTCACAAAAACTTTGTGATGTTGCGTTAATAGCTGGGGGATGCAG GATTCCAGCACACAAAGTTGTATTAGCTTCTTGCAGTGAGTACTTTGCAGCCATGTTTACAGGCTCCCTAAGAGAAGCTCAGTCATCAGAAATAACTCTAGAACGAGTTGATTCACAAGCACTTAGATCACTTGTTCATTATTGCTATACAGGCATTATAG AGTTAAGTGAGGAAACAGTAGAGATCCTCCTGTCAACAGCAAGCTTACTCCAATTACATTCAGTTACAAAGGCTTGTTGTGATTTCCTTGAAAAGCAGCTGGATCCATGCAACTGTTTAGGGATTGCTTTCTTTGCTGAACAACAATCTTGTATGGGATTGCACAAAAGTGCTTTGGAGTATACATACCAACATTTCATGCAG gTTGTTAAACACCAAGAGTTTCTTAGTTTGCAATCTGAACAACTATCTAATTTACTAAAATCAGATGATCTCAATGTCGTAACTGAAGAAAATGTGTTTGAAAGTCTTATGGCATGGGTACAACATGACCATGAAAATAGACAAGGCTATCTACCCtcattattaaagttaataaaattgccCCTACTGTCATCAGAg TATTTGATTGATAAAGTTGAACATGCATGCGGTGAAGTACCCGAATGCCAGCCGCTTATAATGGAGGCTGTTAAGTGGCATTTATTGCCGGATAGGCGATCAATGCTATTCTCTCATAGAACAAGACCACGTACATCAACCATTGGAAGGCTTCTTGCTATAGGTGGCATGGACGGCTACAAG ggTGCAAGTAACATGGAGATGTATGACCCAAGGACGAATTCTTGGACACCATTTATGAGAATGGGAGCTCGACGGCTGCAGTTTGGTGTAGCGGTTTTGCAAAACAAACTTGTCGTGGTTGGGGGAAGAGATGGACTCAAAACTCTTAATACG GTTGAGTGCTTCGATCTGACGTCACTGAGCTGGAGTACGTTAGCCCCGATGAACACGCATCGCCACGGCCTGGGAGTGGCCGTGCTCGGCGACGGACCCAACTGCCCCATTTACGCCGTAGGGGGACACGACGGATGGATTTACCTTAATTCTGTGGAGAG GTGGGACGCGTGCTCGCGCTCGTGGACCATCGTGTGCCCCATGGCGGGCGCGCGCAGCACGTGCGGCGTGGCGGCGCTGCGGGGCCGCCTGTACGCCGTGGGGGGGCGCGACGGCGGCGCCTGCCTGCGCTCCGTCGAGTGCTACGACCCCGCCACCAACCACTGGACCAACTGCGCGCCCATGACGCGGCGCCGCGGCGGCGTCAGC GTGTGCGCGGCGGGCGGGTACCTGTACGCGCTGGGCGGGCACGAGGCGCCGGCCAACACGGTGGGCGGGCGGCTGGCCTGCGTGGAGCGCTACGACCCCGTGACCGACTCATGGATCCTGCTGGCGCGTCTCTCCTACGGCCGGGACGCCATCGGCTCCTGTCTGCTGGGCGACAGGATCGTCGCCGTCG GCGGGTACGACGGCGTGCAGTACCTGTGCGTGGTGGAGGTGTACGACGCGGAGGCCGACTGCTGGCGCAAGCTGGCGCCGCTCAGCACGGGCCGCGCGGGCGCCGCCGTGGTGGCCGTGCCGCCGCCGCGCAACCTGTTCTGA
- the LOC126772183 gene encoding kelch-like protein 5 isoform X1 gives MSTCESQKAEASKDNVSTNSVDEGLPRELSQLSLSSASNPDEFHCNKGHSETTMKNIYGYYQSQKLCDVALIAGGCRIPAHKVVLASCSEYFAAMFTGSLREAQSSEITLERVDSQALRSLVHYCYTGIIELSEETVEILLSTASLLQLHSVTKACCDFLEKQLDPCNCLGIAFFAEQQSCMGLHKSALEYTYQHFMQVVKHQEFLSLQSEQLSNLLKSDDLNVVTEENVFESLMAWVQHDHENRQGYLPSLLKLIKLPLLSSEYLIDKVEHACGEVPECQPLIMEAVKWHLLPDRRSMLFSHRTRPRTSTIGRLLAIGGMDGYKTLFYLQSTQATPKPGASNMEMYDPRTNSWTPFMRMGARRLQFGVAVLQNKLVVVGGRDGLKTLNTVECFDLTSLSWSTLAPMNTHRHGLGVAVLGDGPNCPIYAVGGHDGWIYLNSVERWDACSRSWTIVCPMAGARSTCGVAALRGRLYAVGGRDGGACLRSVECYDPATNHWTNCAPMTRRRGGVSVCAAGGYLYALGGHEAPANTVGGRLACVERYDPVTDSWILLARLSYGRDAIGSCLLGDRIVAVGGYDGVQYLCVVEVYDAEADCWRKLAPLSTGRAGAAVVAVPPPRNLF, from the exons atgtcgACTTGCGAGTCTCAGAAGGCAGAAGCGTCTAAAGACAATGTTTCGACAAATTCTGTCGATGAAGGTTTGCCTAGAGAATTAAGCCAGTTGAGCCTTTCTAGTGCATCAAATCCAGATGAATTCCATTGTAATAAAGGACATTCCGAAAcgacaatgaaaaatatttatggatACTATCAGTCACAAAAACTTTGTGATGTTGCGTTAATAGCTGGGGGATGCAG GATTCCAGCACACAAAGTTGTATTAGCTTCTTGCAGTGAGTACTTTGCAGCCATGTTTACAGGCTCCCTAAGAGAAGCTCAGTCATCAGAAATAACTCTAGAACGAGTTGATTCACAAGCACTTAGATCACTTGTTCATTATTGCTATACAGGCATTATAG AGTTAAGTGAGGAAACAGTAGAGATCCTCCTGTCAACAGCAAGCTTACTCCAATTACATTCAGTTACAAAGGCTTGTTGTGATTTCCTTGAAAAGCAGCTGGATCCATGCAACTGTTTAGGGATTGCTTTCTTTGCTGAACAACAATCTTGTATGGGATTGCACAAAAGTGCTTTGGAGTATACATACCAACATTTCATGCAG gTTGTTAAACACCAAGAGTTTCTTAGTTTGCAATCTGAACAACTATCTAATTTACTAAAATCAGATGATCTCAATGTCGTAACTGAAGAAAATGTGTTTGAAAGTCTTATGGCATGGGTACAACATGACCATGAAAATAGACAAGGCTATCTACCCtcattattaaagttaataaaattgccCCTACTGTCATCAGAg TATTTGATTGATAAAGTTGAACATGCATGCGGTGAAGTACCCGAATGCCAGCCGCTTATAATGGAGGCTGTTAAGTGGCATTTATTGCCGGATAGGCGATCAATGCTATTCTCTCATAGAACAAGACCACGTACATCAACCATTGGAAGGCTTCTTGCTATAGGTGGCATGGACGGCTACAAG ACCCTGTTTTATCTTCAATCAACACAAGCAACACCCAAACCA ggTGCAAGTAACATGGAGATGTATGACCCAAGGACGAATTCTTGGACACCATTTATGAGAATGGGAGCTCGACGGCTGCAGTTTGGTGTAGCGGTTTTGCAAAACAAACTTGTCGTGGTTGGGGGAAGAGATGGACTCAAAACTCTTAATACG GTTGAGTGCTTCGATCTGACGTCACTGAGCTGGAGTACGTTAGCCCCGATGAACACGCATCGCCACGGCCTGGGAGTGGCCGTGCTCGGCGACGGACCCAACTGCCCCATTTACGCCGTAGGGGGACACGACGGATGGATTTACCTTAATTCTGTGGAGAG GTGGGACGCGTGCTCGCGCTCGTGGACCATCGTGTGCCCCATGGCGGGCGCGCGCAGCACGTGCGGCGTGGCGGCGCTGCGGGGCCGCCTGTACGCCGTGGGGGGGCGCGACGGCGGCGCCTGCCTGCGCTCCGTCGAGTGCTACGACCCCGCCACCAACCACTGGACCAACTGCGCGCCCATGACGCGGCGCCGCGGCGGCGTCAGC GTGTGCGCGGCGGGCGGGTACCTGTACGCGCTGGGCGGGCACGAGGCGCCGGCCAACACGGTGGGCGGGCGGCTGGCCTGCGTGGAGCGCTACGACCCCGTGACCGACTCATGGATCCTGCTGGCGCGTCTCTCCTACGGCCGGGACGCCATCGGCTCCTGTCTGCTGGGCGACAGGATCGTCGCCGTCG GCGGGTACGACGGCGTGCAGTACCTGTGCGTGGTGGAGGTGTACGACGCGGAGGCCGACTGCTGGCGCAAGCTGGCGCCGCTCAGCACGGGCCGCGCGGGCGCCGCCGTGGTGGCCGTGCCGCCGCCGCGCAACCTGTTCTGA